One window of Nostoc sp. C052 genomic DNA carries:
- a CDS encoding DUF6737 family protein — MSEQKPINPWNYKPWWCQPWSIILTGVTLIGGSWLLFKTIWLTVLVSIPVVTWMGFFVLFWPQLMIRSGILESYKE, encoded by the coding sequence ATGTCTGAACAAAAGCCTATAAATCCTTGGAACTACAAACCTTGGTGGTGTCAACCCTGGTCTATAATTCTCACAGGTGTAACACTGATTGGTGGTAGCTGGTTACTATTTAAAACTATCTGGCTAACAGTTCTCGTTTCCATCCCTGTGGTGACATGGATGGGATTTTTTGTGTTGTTTTGGCCGCAACTAATGATTCGCAGTGGGATTTTGGAGTCGTATAAAGAATAA
- a CDS encoding cyclic peptide export ABC transporter has translation MNLIYFLLRSSWGMVAIAIATGFLSGGSSAGLIALISHTASSGSASRLTSIIWGFAGLAIVALITSIISQVMLVRLSQNAVLQLRMRLSRQILASELSHLERLGNPRLLATLTEDIQAVADAVYQMPFIFINLAIVLGCITYITWLSWLVLLMVCGISVVAIASCQWLLNRGGQLLTLAREDEDHLFKHFRTITEGVKELKLNYRRREDFLAEKLQSTANEFRHHNVKGLTLFAITSSWGQLIFFFALGFVLFVLPNLLTINPETLSGYILTFTYLVLPMDNIISKLPLLSKASIALQKIESLGLSLASRTEISTVPPALKSDWHRLKFKSVTHTYYTDKEDNSFIFGPIDLTLYPQELVFIVGGNGSGKSTLAKLITGLYIPENGEIWFDDELISEQNREWYRQHFSVVFSDFYLFEEFLGLKNSDLDEQAKKYLKQLQLDHKVKVENGQLSTTALSQGQRKRLALLTAYLEDRPIYLFDEWAADQDPVFKEIFYTQLLPELRSRGKTVLVISHDDRYFHLADRIIKLDYGKIEYDKT, from the coding sequence ATGAATTTGATTTACTTTCTTTTGCGTTCTTCGTGGGGGATGGTGGCGATCGCGATCGCTACCGGATTTCTGAGTGGCGGTAGTAGTGCTGGCTTGATTGCCTTAATTAGCCATACTGCTAGTAGCGGTAGTGCTTCCCGCCTCACATCGATAATTTGGGGTTTTGCGGGGCTGGCAATAGTTGCACTGATTACCAGTATCATTTCTCAAGTGATGCTAGTTCGTCTTTCTCAGAATGCAGTCTTGCAATTACGGATGCGTTTAAGTCGCCAGATTCTCGCTTCCGAGTTGAGTCATCTAGAACGCTTAGGGAATCCTCGATTATTGGCAACTCTCACAGAAGATATTCAGGCGGTTGCTGATGCTGTTTATCAGATGCCTTTCATTTTTATTAATTTAGCGATCGTCCTGGGTTGTATAACATATATAACCTGGCTCTCTTGGTTAGTATTGCTGATGGTTTGTGGAATTTCAGTAGTTGCGATCGCTAGTTGTCAATGGCTACTCAACCGAGGCGGACAATTGTTGACCCTCGCTCGTGAAGATGAAGATCATCTATTTAAACATTTTCGCACCATTACCGAAGGAGTCAAGGAACTCAAACTCAACTACAGGCGGCGTGAAGACTTTTTAGCAGAAAAACTGCAATCAACTGCTAACGAGTTCCGTCATCACAATGTTAAAGGTCTAACCCTTTTTGCCATAACTTCAAGTTGGGGTCAACTCATATTCTTTTTTGCCCTCGGTTTTGTACTGTTTGTACTACCTAATCTGCTCACCATCAATCCCGAAACTCTCTCTGGTTACATTTTGACCTTCACTTACTTGGTGTTACCAATGGATAACATCATCAGCAAACTTCCTCTATTAAGCAAAGCCAGTATTGCTTTACAAAAAATCGAATCTCTGGGTTTATCTCTAGCAAGTCGAACGGAAATATCCACTGTTCCACCTGCTCTTAAATCTGACTGGCACAGGTTAAAATTTAAAAGTGTTACCCACACTTACTATACAGACAAAGAAGACAACAGCTTTATTTTTGGCCCCATAGATTTGACACTCTATCCTCAAGAATTAGTCTTCATTGTCGGTGGTAATGGTAGCGGAAAATCTACATTAGCTAAACTAATTACCGGACTTTATATCCCAGAAAACGGCGAAATTTGGTTTGATGACGAGCTAATTAGCGAACAGAATCGAGAATGGTATCGCCAGCATTTTTCCGTGGTATTTTCCGACTTTTATTTATTTGAAGAATTTTTAGGATTAAAAAATTCTGACTTGGACGAGCAAGCTAAAAAATATTTAAAACAACTGCAACTAGACCATAAGGTAAAAGTTGAAAATGGACAACTTTCTACCACTGCTCTTTCTCAAGGACAACGGAAACGGCTAGCTTTGCTCACAGCCTACTTAGAAGATCGACCAATTTATCTATTTGATGAGTGGGCAGCCGATCAAGATCCAGTATTCAAGGAAATATTCTACACTCAACTTCTCCCAGAACTGCGATCGCGGGGTAAAACAGTGCTGGTGATTAGCCATGACGATCGCTATTTTCATTTAGCAGACCGAATTATCAAACTTGACTATGGAAAAATCGAGTATGACAAAACTTAG
- a CDS encoding B12-binding domain-containing radical SAM protein has product MTVNLKSSEKQINVAVDSKTALVTQGTRYVPLHHRRILCIFPKYSRSFGTFHHAYPLMGKVRAFMPPQGILIVAAYLPKQWEVRFIDENVKSATRADYQWADVVIVSGMHIQKPQINQINELAHRAGKITVVGGPSVSGCPEYYPEFDILNLGELGDGSDSLIEYLDQNLERPQQQIRFETKERLPLTEFPTPAYHLLNINDYFLANVQFSSGCPYRCEFCDIPELYGNSPRMKTPEQVVAELDAMRQSGNLGAVYFVDDNFVGDRRAAMKLLPHLIDWQKRNGYPIQFACEATLNLAQSPKLLEMMREAYFCTIFCGIETPEPNALHAISKDQNLSMPILKAIQVLNSYGMEVVSGIIIGLDTDTPETADRIIEFIRASQIPMLTINLLHALPRTPLWRRLEAEGRLVYDESRESNVEFLMPYEQVVEMWRRCITTAYEPEFLYERFAYNMEHTYPNRIKIPNSPSRASAANIRKGLTYLSNILLRVGLFSNYRQTFWKMAKPALKAGNIENLIHVGLVGHHLIKFAQDCAKNEESASFYSQKILTKVRS; this is encoded by the coding sequence ATGACTGTAAATCTAAAGTCTTCAGAGAAACAAATTAATGTCGCGGTCGATTCCAAAACCGCTCTTGTCACTCAAGGAACCCGCTACGTTCCTTTGCACCATCGACGCATTCTGTGCATCTTTCCCAAATACAGCCGATCCTTTGGTACTTTTCATCACGCTTACCCACTGATGGGTAAAGTTCGGGCTTTTATGCCACCCCAAGGTATTTTAATTGTGGCTGCCTACTTACCTAAACAATGGGAAGTGCGCTTTATTGATGAGAACGTCAAATCAGCAACGAGAGCTGATTATCAATGGGCTGATGTGGTAATTGTGAGTGGAATGCATATCCAAAAACCACAGATTAATCAAATTAATGAACTTGCCCATCGAGCGGGGAAAATCACCGTTGTGGGTGGGCCTTCGGTATCTGGGTGTCCAGAATATTATCCTGAATTTGACATTTTAAATTTGGGTGAATTGGGAGATGGAAGCGATAGCCTGATCGAATATCTAGACCAAAATCTGGAACGTCCCCAACAGCAAATTCGCTTTGAAACCAAGGAACGTCTACCCTTAACAGAGTTCCCAACTCCAGCTTATCATTTGCTGAATATCAATGATTATTTCCTGGCAAATGTCCAGTTTTCTAGTGGTTGCCCTTATCGCTGCGAGTTTTGTGATATTCCCGAACTCTATGGCAACAGTCCCCGAATGAAAACACCAGAGCAAGTAGTCGCGGAGTTAGACGCAATGCGACAATCTGGCAATTTGGGGGCAGTGTATTTTGTCGATGATAACTTTGTTGGTGATCGCCGTGCCGCCATGAAGTTACTTCCTCACCTGATTGACTGGCAAAAACGCAATGGCTACCCCATCCAGTTTGCTTGTGAAGCAACACTCAACTTAGCTCAAAGTCCAAAATTGCTGGAAATGATGCGCGAAGCCTATTTTTGCACAATCTTTTGCGGCATCGAAACACCAGAACCAAATGCCCTCCATGCGATTTCCAAAGACCAAAATCTGAGTATGCCCATCTTAAAAGCAATTCAGGTTTTAAATAGCTATGGCATGGAAGTAGTATCAGGAATCATCATTGGGTTAGATACAGATACACCAGAAACAGCAGACCGAATTATCGAATTTATTCGGGCATCCCAAATTCCCATGTTGACAATTAACCTACTTCATGCTTTGCCTAGAACCCCTTTATGGCGGAGATTAGAAGCAGAAGGACGACTTGTCTATGATGAAAGCCGCGAATCAAATGTTGAATTTTTGATGCCCTACGAGCAAGTTGTCGAGATGTGGCGGCGCTGCATTACAACTGCTTATGAGCCAGAATTTTTATATGAGCGGTTCGCCTACAACATGGAACACACCTATCCAAACCGCATCAAAATTCCTAACAGCCCGTCTCGCGCTTCTGCGGCTAATATTCGCAAGGGTTTGACTTATTTAAGCAATATTTTGCTGCGGGTAGGCTTATTTAGTAACTATCGTCAGACTTTCTGGAAAATGGCCAAGCCAGCACTCAAAGCAGGAAATATAGAAAACTTGATTCACGTTGGACTTGTTGGGCATCATTTGATTAAGTTTGCCCAAGATTGCGCCAAAAATGAAGAATCAGCTTCGTTCTATTCTCAAAAAATCCTCACCAAAGTTCGTAGCTAA
- the hpnJ gene encoding hopanoid biosynthesis associated radical SAM protein HpnJ has product MKKTLFLSPPSFDGFDGGAGSRYQAKREITSFWYPTWLAQPAALVPGSKLIDAPPHEQTVEDVIKIAQDYELIIMHTSTPSLPNDVKCAETIKAQNPNVKIGLIGAHVAVLPEQTLLENPIIDFVCRHEFDYTCKEIAEGKSWEEITGLSYRDRQGNIRHNEDRPLIHDWDSMPSVLPIYHRDLDITKYFIGYLLHPYISFYTGRGCPAKCTFCLWPQTIGGHLYRTKSPEAVGREMEEAKAIFGDKVREYMFDDDTFTIDKQRAIAISEHLRRLKLTWSCNARANLDYDTLKKLRDNGLRLLLVGFESGNQQILDGIKKGIKLEVARKFMENCHKLGITVHGTFIIGLPDETPQTIEETVRFACEISPHTIQVSIAAPYPGTELYRQAQENNWFSNSSLVASSGIQMSTLQYPNLSSAEIEDAVEKMYRKFYFRPRAIIPIVGEMLTDPQMLVRRLREGREFFSYLKDRRTQATAKAESVVVG; this is encoded by the coding sequence GTGAAGAAAACTTTGTTTCTCAGCCCTCCTTCCTTTGATGGGTTTGATGGTGGCGCAGGTTCTCGATACCAAGCCAAGCGTGAAATTACCTCTTTCTGGTATCCGACATGGCTGGCGCAACCCGCAGCCCTTGTACCTGGTAGCAAGCTGATTGATGCACCTCCACACGAGCAAACAGTAGAAGATGTCATCAAAATTGCTCAAGATTACGAGCTAATTATCATGCACACCAGCACGCCTTCGCTGCCTAATGATGTGAAGTGTGCCGAGACAATTAAAGCTCAAAACCCTAATGTCAAGATTGGTTTGATTGGAGCGCACGTCGCAGTCTTACCAGAACAGACGTTGCTGGAAAACCCAATCATTGACTTTGTGTGTCGTCACGAATTCGACTATACCTGTAAAGAAATAGCAGAGGGTAAATCTTGGGAAGAAATTACAGGTCTAAGTTACCGCGATCGCCAGGGTAATATACGTCATAATGAAGACCGCCCCTTGATTCACGATTGGGATTCGATGCCCAGTGTCTTGCCGATTTATCACCGTGATTTAGATATTACTAAATACTTTATTGGCTACTTGCTGCATCCATACATTTCCTTTTACACTGGGCGGGGTTGTCCGGCAAAATGTACCTTCTGCCTTTGGCCGCAAACAATTGGCGGACATTTATACCGCACTAAAAGCCCCGAAGCAGTTGGTCGGGAGATGGAAGAAGCCAAAGCCATCTTCGGCGACAAGGTGCGAGAATACATGTTTGACGACGACACCTTTACTATAGACAAACAGCGTGCGATCGCAATTAGCGAACATCTGCGGCGACTCAAACTGACTTGGAGTTGTAACGCTCGTGCAAATCTCGACTATGACACCCTCAAAAAACTACGCGATAACGGCTTACGCCTACTTTTGGTAGGATTTGAATCTGGAAATCAGCAAATTTTAGATGGCATTAAAAAAGGAATCAAGCTGGAAGTAGCGCGGAAGTTTATGGAAAATTGTCATAAACTTGGCATTACCGTACACGGCACATTTATCATTGGTTTACCCGACGAAACGCCACAAACAATTGAAGAAACAGTCCGGTTTGCTTGCGAGATTAGTCCGCATACAATTCAGGTTTCGATTGCCGCTCCCTATCCTGGAACAGAACTTTATCGTCAAGCACAAGAAAATAATTGGTTTAGCAACAGTTCCTTAGTTGCTAGTTCAGGAATTCAAATGTCTACGCTGCAATATCCCAATCTCTCCAGTGCTGAGATTGAAGATGCAGTTGAAAAGATGTATCGTAAGTTCTACTTCCGTCCCAGAGCTATTATCCCAATTGTTGGCGAAATGCTCACCGATCCTCAAATGTTAGTACGCCGCTTGCGTGAAGGGCGGGAATTTTTCTCATACTTGAAAGACCGTCGCACCCAAGCGACAGCAAAAGCAGAATCAGTAGTTGTTGGTTAG
- a CDS encoding ferritin-like domain-containing protein: MKIGSKEHKELFCRSFLESHLEYEPERLPWPTLDNVALESLRSIPFWREALNTEQEAGVMVNAFAATISDPLLKEAIALQAMEEVRHGRLIKFLINHYDIQISPPPAPVLPSNIQTAFLDFGFGECLDSFLAFGLFGLAHRHVSYIPEALFNIFDAVLDEEARHIMFFINWVTYLQIQEGKSNWLRGINALVHYSRALQDKIKAFSGSNEEQQEGFTATGASSFIDNLTPELLLSTCLQENTRRLSVFDRELLQPQLIPNLAKTALATLRLIPRRQSHSIAQLSES, encoded by the coding sequence ATGAAAATAGGAAGCAAAGAACACAAAGAACTTTTTTGCCGGAGCTTTCTTGAAAGTCATTTGGAGTATGAGCCAGAGCGCCTTCCTTGGCCGACTCTGGATAATGTTGCGCTCGAAAGCTTGCGAAGCATTCCCTTTTGGAGAGAAGCACTCAATACCGAACAAGAAGCAGGAGTGATGGTAAACGCTTTTGCAGCCACAATTAGCGACCCTTTATTAAAAGAAGCGATCGCTTTACAAGCTATGGAGGAAGTTCGCCACGGGAGACTAATTAAATTTCTCATCAATCACTACGATATTCAAATTTCCCCACCTCCTGCACCTGTACTTCCTAGTAATATTCAAACGGCCTTCCTTGACTTTGGTTTTGGTGAATGTCTAGACTCTTTTTTAGCCTTTGGCTTGTTTGGACTCGCTCACCGTCATGTCAGCTACATCCCAGAAGCATTGTTTAATATCTTCGATGCGGTTCTGGATGAAGAAGCTCGTCATATCATGTTCTTCATTAATTGGGTTACATACCTGCAAATTCAGGAGGGCAAAAGTAATTGGTTACGGGGAATTAATGCTCTCGTACATTACAGCAGAGCCTTACAAGATAAGATAAAAGCCTTTAGTGGTTCTAACGAAGAACAACAAGAGGGTTTTACAGCCACCGGTGCTAGCAGCTTTATAGATAATTTAACCCCAGAGTTATTGTTATCTACTTGCTTGCAAGAAAACACCCGACGGCTTAGTGTATTTGATCGAGAATTACTCCAACCGCAACTGATACCGAACCTGGCTAAAACTGCCTTAGCGACTCTCAGACTTATACCTCGGCGTCAGTCTCACTCAATAGCTCAATTATCGGAATCTTAA